One genomic segment of Streptomyces liangshanensis includes these proteins:
- a CDS encoding phosphotransferase, whose protein sequence is MAIVDSTHGIQVLGGTVVKRFASWDRGEPLREWQGLNLAERYAPGLAPRPVDARLGADPPWITMSRIAGDTLRGTDVGPAATRCLARALTTLHTAVPGAVLAGVPEAPWGAGHVDGRVRAWAAGGADAAWEREIVRAFEAGREWLAAVPFESVSGPGAVVPVFGLSDGNLANYLYDGERVRLLDFEDSGRTDRALELADVAGHPSTWVDSCFDVPLFLDQFDLGAPERSRLAHLRRLLALHWLGVLVADRVTTRRNPPGAARCQAGYVLALFVQADHAP, encoded by the coding sequence ATGGCGATCGTCGACAGCACCCACGGCATCCAGGTCCTCGGTGGGACGGTGGTCAAGCGGTTCGCCTCGTGGGATCGCGGTGAGCCCCTGCGGGAGTGGCAGGGGCTCAACCTGGCGGAGCGGTACGCCCCCGGGCTCGCTCCCCGGCCGGTCGACGCACGGCTCGGTGCCGATCCGCCGTGGATCACGATGTCCCGGATCGCCGGGGACACGTTGCGCGGGACCGACGTCGGCCCCGCGGCGACCCGGTGTCTTGCCCGCGCGTTGACGACCTTGCACACGGCGGTGCCCGGGGCGGTGTTGGCCGGTGTTCCGGAGGCCCCCTGGGGAGCCGGGCACGTGGACGGGCGGGTACGGGCCTGGGCCGCGGGCGGCGCGGACGCCGCCTGGGAGCGGGAGATCGTACGGGCCTTCGAAGCGGGGCGGGAGTGGCTGGCGGCGGTCCCGTTCGAGTCGGTCTCCGGACCCGGCGCGGTGGTGCCGGTCTTCGGGCTCTCCGACGGCAACCTCGCCAACTACCTGTACGACGGCGAGCGGGTGCGGCTGCTCGACTTCGAGGACTCCGGGCGCACCGACCGCGCGCTCGAACTCGCCGACGTCGCGGGGCATCCCTCCACCTGGGTCGACTCGTGCTTCGACGTGCCCCTGTTCCTGGACCAGTTCGACCTCGGCGCACCGGAGCGGTCCCGGCTGGCGCACCTGCGCCGGCTGCTGGCCCTGCATTGGCTGGGCGTTCTGGTGGCGGACCGGGTCACGACGCGGCGTAACCCGCCCGGCGCCGCGCGCTGTCAGGCCGGGTACGTACTCGCCCTGTTCGTACAGGCTGACCACGCGCCCTGA
- a CDS encoding DinB family protein yields MTDMFDIEELLREYDRARAYTDQLWTDLPPDEVLWRPHDEFSAIGWHLGHQAHVAHFMVRNLTAAEPSPDPALDALMDSATPERDRGQLPDLERLQAFRGAVAESVHRRMTDIREGRVGAPRQLSFVARHLLTTIINHEYQHDRWIGEVRARDLGHALPDAPDSDKVTRVDGYLMVCTPS; encoded by the coding sequence ATGACCGACATGTTCGACATCGAAGAACTGCTGCGCGAGTACGACCGCGCCCGCGCGTACACCGACCAGCTGTGGACCGACCTCCCGCCGGACGAGGTGCTGTGGCGGCCGCACGACGAATTCAGCGCGATCGGCTGGCACTTGGGGCACCAGGCCCACGTCGCCCACTTCATGGTCCGTAACCTGACCGCCGCGGAACCGAGCCCCGACCCCGCGCTGGACGCGCTGATGGACTCGGCGACGCCCGAGCGCGACCGCGGGCAACTCCCGGACCTGGAAAGGCTCCAGGCCTTCCGCGGCGCCGTCGCCGAGAGCGTCCACCGCCGCATGACGGACATCAGGGAGGGCCGCGTCGGCGCGCCGCGGCAGCTCTCCTTCGTCGCCCGGCACCTTCTGACCACGATCATCAACCACGAGTACCAGCACGACCGGTGGATCGGCGAGGTGCGCGCCCGGGACCTCGGCCACGCCCTGCCGGACGCCCCCGACTCCGACAAGGTCACCCGCGTCGACGGCTACCTCATGGTGTGCACGCCGTCCTAG
- a CDS encoding helix-turn-helix transcriptional regulator: MERNEGLSDFLRARRAAMDPASLGIHDPSPRRVPGLRREELAALAGVSVDYYTRLEQGRPITPSESVLDALANALQFDPAERSYLHAVARRQGPGRRRAPRAAQQKVRPGVHALLARLGETPAFVLGRRTDVLATNRMARVLLADFDAAPVRDRNAVRWIMLDEAARSLFGDSWEQVASVFVGTLRMDAARHPDDTRTAELVGELSMKSEPFRRWWAGQKVVRIGHDTKVLHHPIVGELTLRTEALTFPDDPDQTLFTFLADPGSASDEALTMLSSWAAEPGRSGGSRPGQAGSRPGRAESFRETGTRND, encoded by the coding sequence ATGGAGCGGAACGAGGGCCTCAGCGACTTCCTTCGTGCCCGGCGCGCGGCGATGGACCCGGCGAGCCTGGGCATTCACGACCCGTCCCCGCGGCGGGTGCCGGGCCTGCGCCGCGAGGAACTGGCCGCGCTGGCCGGCGTCAGTGTGGACTACTACACGCGGCTGGAACAGGGCAGGCCCATCACCCCGTCGGAATCGGTCCTGGACGCCCTGGCGAACGCGTTGCAGTTCGACCCGGCGGAGCGCAGCTACCTGCACGCCGTGGCACGGCGGCAGGGTCCCGGCCGCCGGCGCGCCCCGCGGGCGGCGCAGCAGAAGGTACGGCCCGGGGTGCACGCGCTGCTGGCGCGGCTGGGGGAGACGCCCGCCTTCGTGCTGGGGCGCCGTACGGACGTGCTGGCGACCAACCGCATGGCCCGGGTGCTCCTCGCCGACTTCGACGCGGCGCCGGTCAGGGACCGTAACGCCGTACGTTGGATCATGCTCGACGAGGCCGCCCGGTCGCTGTTCGGGGACAGCTGGGAGCAGGTCGCGTCCGTCTTCGTGGGGACGCTGCGGATGGACGCGGCGCGGCACCCCGACGACACCCGTACCGCCGAGCTGGTGGGCGAGCTGTCGATGAAGAGCGAGCCGTTCCGCCGCTGGTGGGCGGGGCAGAAGGTGGTCCGGATCGGGCACGACACGAAGGTGCTGCACCATCCGATCGTGGGGGAGCTGACGCTGCGCACGGAGGCCCTGACGTTCCCCGACGACCCTGATCAGACCCTGTTCACCTTCCTCGCCGACCCCGGGTCGGCGTCGGACGAGGCGCTGACGATGCTGTCGTCGTGGGCCGCCGAACCCGGCCGCTCCGGCGGCTCGCGCCCGGGGCAGGCCGGTTCGCGGCCGGGCCGGGCGGAGTCCTTCCGGGAGACGGGCACGCGCAACGACTGA
- a CDS encoding TetR/AcrR family transcriptional regulator: MARAGLSVERVTLAGAEVADEAGLDGVSMSRVARRLGVKDASLYTYVRSLDDLRGRIALLAADEKTIRIAEATAGRSGKDALVAFADAWREYAHRHPGRYAATQTPIRIDPALVADAPGPRRAVELTYSMLRAYGLAEPDLTDAVRLLRSTFHGFVALEAAGGFGHERPPRESWVRALDALHTLLEHWPPSREGDPS, encoded by the coding sequence ATGGCGCGGGCGGGGCTGAGCGTGGAGCGGGTGACGCTCGCGGGCGCCGAGGTGGCCGACGAGGCCGGGCTCGACGGGGTGAGCATGTCGCGGGTCGCGCGGCGGCTCGGCGTGAAGGACGCGAGCCTCTACACGTACGTCCGGAGCCTGGACGACCTGCGCGGCCGGATCGCGCTGCTCGCGGCGGACGAGAAGACCATCCGTATCGCGGAGGCGACCGCCGGCCGGTCGGGCAAGGACGCGCTCGTCGCGTTCGCCGACGCCTGGCGGGAGTACGCCCACCGGCATCCGGGCCGGTACGCGGCGACGCAGACCCCGATCCGGATCGACCCCGCGCTGGTCGCCGACGCGCCGGGACCGCGCCGCGCGGTGGAGCTGACGTACAGCATGCTGCGCGCGTACGGGCTGGCCGAGCCGGACCTGACCGACGCAGTCCGGCTCCTGCGCAGCACCTTCCACGGGTTCGTCGCGCTGGAGGCGGCGGGCGGGTTCGGCCACGAGCGGCCGCCGCGGGAGTCGTGGGTCCGCGCGCTCGACGCCCTGCACACGCTCCTGGAGCACTGGCCGCCGTCCCGAGAAGGAGACCCCTCATGA
- a CDS encoding NAD-dependent epimerase/dehydratase family protein — translation MKVIIFGATGMVGQGVLRECLLDPEVERVLLVSRTPTTERHGKIREIIPHDFHDFTPIEAELDGYDACFFTLGITSVGKSEADYRRVTYDITLAAARVLSARNPDLTFVYVSGTGTDNTERGRVMWARVKGATENALLALPFSAYMFHPGVVYSVHGEKSKTRWYRVVHTLTAPLSPLLLRLLPRLLVTTEQVGRAMLTVARQGWPERFLSNRDLITAAGLPRGVSGPGEGAL, via the coding sequence GTGAAGGTCATCATCTTCGGCGCGACCGGCATGGTCGGCCAGGGAGTGCTACGGGAGTGCCTGCTCGACCCGGAGGTCGAGCGCGTCCTCCTGGTGAGCCGCACGCCCACCACGGAACGGCACGGCAAGATCCGCGAGATCATCCCTCACGACTTCCACGACTTCACGCCGATCGAGGCCGAACTCGACGGCTACGACGCCTGCTTCTTCACGCTCGGCATCACCTCGGTCGGGAAGAGCGAGGCGGACTACCGCCGGGTGACGTACGACATCACCCTGGCGGCGGCCCGGGTGCTGAGCGCCCGCAACCCGGACCTGACCTTCGTGTACGTCTCCGGCACCGGGACCGACAACACCGAGCGGGGCCGCGTGATGTGGGCGCGCGTCAAGGGTGCCACCGAGAACGCGCTGCTCGCCCTCCCCTTCAGCGCGTACATGTTCCACCCCGGCGTCGTCTACTCGGTGCACGGCGAGAAGTCGAAGACCCGGTGGTACCGCGTCGTCCACACCCTGACGGCGCCCCTCAGCCCCCTGCTGCTGCGCCTCCTGCCGCGCCTGCTGGTCACGACGGAGCAGGTGGGAAGGGCCATGCTCACGGTCGCCCGGCAGGGATGGCCCGAGCGCTTCCTGTCCAACCGTGACCTCATCACGGCCGCCGGCCTCCCCCGGGGCGTGTCCGGCCCCGGGGAAGGCGCCCTCTAG
- a CDS encoding alpha/beta fold hydrolase, which produces MTAPTTGTLRVNGATLHYEVRGRGPLLLLIPGGTGGAASLAEVAEDLAAAYTVATYDPRGMGGSALDDPEAEQSVAEHADDAFRLLELLSPGEPARVFGASSGGIAALHLLTAHHGRVLRAVVHEPPVVMVLPDAAEHRRLLARVDESFRTEGLMPAMAIFAAGLRKEGAEDAPEPQPQPELPPQAAARTEQTMAGLPYFVGRIVPAFMSYVPDLARLEALSDHLVLAAGQDSPGELTHRPAAHLATRFGKELALFPGGHIGLTTHPKEFTEQLHQTLRT; this is translated from the coding sequence ATGACCGCCCCGACCACCGGCACCCTGCGCGTGAACGGCGCGACGCTGCACTACGAGGTCCGCGGGCGCGGTCCGCTCCTGCTGCTGATCCCGGGAGGGACGGGCGGCGCGGCGTCCTTGGCCGAGGTCGCCGAGGATCTCGCGGCCGCGTACACGGTCGCCACGTACGATCCGCGCGGCATGGGCGGGAGCGCGCTGGACGACCCGGAGGCGGAGCAGAGCGTGGCCGAGCACGCCGACGACGCGTTCCGCCTCCTGGAGCTGCTGTCGCCCGGCGAGCCCGCCCGGGTGTTCGGCGCCAGCTCGGGCGGGATCGCCGCGCTGCACCTGCTGACCGCCCACCACGGACGTGTCCTGCGCGCGGTGGTGCACGAGCCCCCGGTGGTGATGGTCCTGCCGGACGCCGCCGAACATCGCCGGCTCCTGGCACGGGTGGACGAGTCGTTCCGCACCGAAGGCCTGATGCCCGCGATGGCGATCTTCGCCGCCGGGCTGCGGAAGGAGGGCGCCGAGGATGCCCCCGAGCCGCAACCCCAGCCCGAGCTTCCGCCGCAGGCCGCGGCAAGAACCGAACAGACGATGGCCGGCCTGCCCTACTTCGTCGGCCGAATCGTCCCCGCCTTCATGTCGTACGTCCCCGACCTGGCCCGCCTGGAGGCCCTGTCGGACCACCTCGTCCTCGCCGCCGGCCAGGACTCACCCGGCGAACTCACCCACCGCCCGGCCGCCCACCTGGCCACCCGCTTCGGCAAGGAGCTAGCACTCTTCCCCGGCGGCCACATAGGCCTGACCACCCACCCGAAGGAGTTCACCGAACAACTCCACCAGACCCTCCGCACCTGA
- a CDS encoding helix-turn-helix transcriptional regulator, whose protein sequence is MVRYPLAPEQIEAGRRLGSALRAARAGRSPVEVALAAEISPETLRKIETGRLPTPAFGTIVRLSEALGVPLSDLALAWRTDPALSQAS, encoded by the coding sequence ATGGTTCGCTACCCGCTCGCCCCCGAACAGATCGAGGCGGGCCGACGCCTGGGTTCGGCGCTGCGCGCCGCCCGGGCCGGACGCAGCCCCGTCGAGGTGGCGCTCGCGGCGGAGATCTCGCCGGAGACCCTCCGCAAGATCGAGACGGGCCGCCTGCCGACGCCCGCGTTCGGCACGATCGTCCGCCTGAGCGAGGCCCTGGGCGTACCCCTGTCGGACCTGGCCCTCGCGTGGCGCACCGACCCGGCCCTCAGCCAGGCCTCCTGA
- a CDS encoding SDR family NAD(P)-dependent oxidoreductase: MPSTWLITGATSGFGSLVTERALATGAHVLAVGRRADRLAALSDLAEKGVQGRVTPIQLDLTAPNAQSALSDAIKAAGGLDILVNNAGHGLFGAVEQIDAEDARAIFDTNVLANLTVLRAALPALRASQGRVLQTSSLIGQFSWPSTGVYAATKGAVELISEALAHEVAPTGVKVTIIEPGTHATEFWSDKLNVVAPNEAYAPTVGKFLTDFTSQPPEAFGDPNAVADAILTVSTLDEPPLRLAVGADAVENIRQSLTSRLAELERWESLSLTPARETA, from the coding sequence ATGCCTTCCACCTGGCTCATCACCGGCGCCACCTCCGGATTCGGCAGCCTGGTCACCGAGCGCGCGCTGGCCACCGGCGCCCACGTCCTCGCCGTCGGACGCCGCGCCGACCGCCTCGCCGCGCTCTCCGACCTGGCGGAGAAGGGCGTACAGGGGCGCGTCACGCCCATCCAGCTCGACCTGACCGCCCCCAACGCCCAGAGCGCCCTGTCGGACGCCATCAAGGCCGCCGGCGGCCTGGACATCCTGGTCAACAACGCCGGTCACGGCCTGTTCGGCGCCGTCGAGCAGATCGACGCCGAGGACGCCCGCGCGATCTTCGACACCAACGTCCTGGCCAACCTGACCGTGCTGCGGGCGGCTCTGCCCGCGCTGCGCGCCTCCCAGGGCCGCGTCCTTCAGACCTCGTCCCTCATCGGCCAGTTCTCCTGGCCCTCCACCGGCGTGTACGCCGCCACCAAGGGCGCCGTGGAGCTGATCAGCGAGGCCCTCGCCCACGAGGTGGCCCCCACGGGCGTCAAGGTCACCATCATCGAACCCGGCACCCACGCCACCGAGTTCTGGTCGGACAAGCTCAACGTCGTGGCCCCCAACGAGGCCTACGCCCCGACCGTGGGCAAGTTCCTCACCGACTTCACGTCCCAGCCCCCCGAGGCCTTCGGCGACCCGAACGCCGTCGCGGACGCGATCCTGACCGTCTCCACCCTCGACGAGCCGCCGCTGCGCCTGGCGGTCGGCGCGGACGCCGTCGAGAACATCCGGCAGTCACTCACCTCGCGCCTGGCCGAGTTGGAGCGCTGGGAGTCCCTCTCCCTCACCCCCGCCCGCGAAACGGCCTGA
- the map gene encoding type I methionyl aminopeptidase: protein MIELKSPQDIERMHVTGQFVGQVLAELGDLAAVGVDLMDLEHHARRRIEERGAESCYWDYAPSFGRGPFRNVVCLSVNDAVLHGLPHRYKLRDGDLLSMDMAVRVDGWAADSAHSVVVGTPADADLRLIEATEVALEAAIEVARPGNRLGDISAAIGAVAAEYGYPVNLEFGGHGIGRTMHEDLHIPNDGRPGRGWKLRPGLTIAIEPWFAAGTNKIVFDPDGWTIRSADGSRTAHSEHTVAITETGPLVLTRRPAGT from the coding sequence GTGATCGAGCTCAAATCGCCCCAAGACATCGAGCGCATGCACGTCACCGGGCAGTTCGTCGGCCAGGTGCTCGCCGAGCTGGGCGACCTCGCCGCCGTCGGGGTCGACCTGATGGACCTGGAGCACCACGCCCGCCGCCGGATCGAGGAGCGCGGCGCGGAGTCCTGCTACTGGGACTACGCGCCCTCGTTCGGCCGCGGCCCGTTCCGCAACGTCGTGTGCCTGTCGGTCAACGACGCCGTACTGCACGGACTGCCGCACCGCTACAAGCTGCGCGACGGGGACCTGCTGTCCATGGACATGGCGGTGCGCGTCGACGGCTGGGCCGCGGACTCGGCCCACTCCGTCGTCGTCGGCACCCCGGCCGACGCGGACCTGCGGCTGATCGAGGCCACCGAGGTCGCCCTGGAGGCCGCGATCGAGGTCGCGCGGCCGGGCAACCGGCTCGGGGACATCTCGGCGGCCATCGGCGCCGTCGCCGCCGAGTACGGCTACCCCGTCAACCTGGAGTTCGGCGGCCACGGCATCGGCCGCACGATGCACGAGGACCTGCACATCCCCAACGACGGCCGCCCCGGCCGGGGTTGGAAGCTGCGCCCCGGCCTGACGATCGCGATCGAGCCCTGGTTCGCCGCCGGCACGAACAAGATCGTCTTCGATCCGGACGGCTGGACGATCCGCTCCGCCGACGGCTCACGCACCGCCCACTCCGAGCACACGGTCGCCATCACCGAGACCGGCCCGCTCGTGCTGACCAGGCGCCCCGCGGGGACATAG
- a CDS encoding putative quinol monooxygenase yields MFQFLVSFTVEPEHREDFVRAARKTARDSLANEPGSNRFEVIADEADPDVFYLNEVYEDADAFTAHAGGPYFTAFFAEASAYAKGPNWLMKGNVVPESAAA; encoded by the coding sequence ATGTTCCAGTTCCTTGTTTCCTTCACCGTCGAGCCCGAGCACCGCGAGGACTTCGTCCGGGCGGCCAGGAAGACGGCACGCGACTCCCTGGCGAACGAGCCGGGATCGAACCGGTTCGAGGTCATCGCCGACGAGGCGGACCCGGACGTCTTCTACCTGAACGAGGTCTACGAGGACGCCGACGCGTTCACCGCGCATGCAGGCGGCCCCTACTTCACCGCGTTCTTCGCGGAGGCAAGCGCGTACGCCAAGGGCCCGAACTGGCTCATGAAGGGGAACGTCGTCCCCGAGTCGGCCGCGGCCTGA
- the pstC gene encoding phosphate ABC transporter permease subunit PstC — MTTRIEERPGAGSEGPRRLYADPGLPDRIFRGVARSGGGFVLAVMLLVGGFLLYRAWQALSRAGWSFLTTETWEPDAGRFGIAAVLVGTILIALVAILVAVPLAVGGALFIAEYAPPRVRQTLVGVVDLMAAVPSVVYGLWGLFFFQNHVLGTARWISTYFGWVPFLAVDGADPRDPLANATVYASSTLIAGIVVALMVAPIVCSVMREVFSQAPVGEREGAYALGATRWGMIRSVVLPFGKGGMIGGTMLGLGRALGETIGVYLVISPIFDIQWHVLQSGTSSISSLIALRYGEASEFGMSALMAAGLALFLMTLVVNFAASSIVARSRSGAASE; from the coding sequence GTGACGACGCGAATCGAAGAGCGCCCCGGGGCGGGGTCCGAGGGGCCCCGACGCCTGTACGCCGATCCCGGGCTGCCGGACCGGATCTTCCGCGGTGTCGCCCGCTCCGGCGGCGGGTTCGTGCTCGCCGTGATGCTGCTGGTCGGCGGGTTCCTGCTCTACCGGGCCTGGCAGGCGCTCTCCCGGGCCGGCTGGTCCTTCCTGACCACCGAGACCTGGGAGCCGGACGCCGGCCGCTTCGGCATCGCCGCCGTACTGGTCGGCACGATCCTCATCGCCCTGGTGGCGATCCTGGTCGCCGTACCGCTCGCGGTGGGCGGCGCGCTCTTCATCGCGGAGTACGCCCCGCCCCGCGTCCGGCAGACCCTCGTCGGCGTGGTCGACCTGATGGCCGCCGTGCCCTCCGTGGTCTACGGGCTGTGGGGCCTGTTCTTCTTCCAGAACCACGTGCTCGGTACGGCCCGCTGGATCTCCACGTACTTCGGCTGGGTCCCCTTCCTCGCCGTCGACGGCGCCGACCCGCGCGACCCGCTCGCCAACGCGACCGTCTACGCCTCCTCGACACTCATCGCGGGCATCGTCGTCGCGCTCATGGTCGCGCCCATCGTCTGCTCGGTCATGCGCGAGGTGTTCTCGCAGGCCCCGGTGGGCGAGCGGGAGGGCGCGTACGCGCTCGGCGCCACCCGCTGGGGCATGATCCGCAGCGTGGTCCTGCCGTTCGGCAAGGGCGGCATGATCGGCGGGACCATGCTCGGGCTCGGCCGGGCGCTCGGCGAGACCATCGGTGTCTACCTCGTCATCTCGCCGATCTTCGACATCCAGTGGCACGTCCTCCAGAGCGGCACCAGCTCGATCTCCTCCCTGATCGCCCTGCGGTACGGCGAGGCCAGCGAGTTCGGCATGTCCGCCCTGATGGCCGCCGGCCTGGCGCTCTTCCTGATGACCCTCGTCGTCAACTTCGCCGCGTCCTCCATCGTCGCCCGCAGCCGCTCCGGCGCGGCGAGCGAGTAG
- a CDS encoding flavin monoamine oxidase family protein, translating to MTEIPIRDVIVVGAGIAGLSAARALHAAGLDVVCLEACDRVGGRLLSARTDDGPLDLGATWYWPGERRVSDLLTDLGMTGFASPTTGDALFDHPGGVERLTGNPFGAPSLRYGGGAALLADRSAAALPAGTVHLDAPVSAIGPHPRGLVVRTPAGELPAAHVVLAVPPALAAARIAFPAGVPASLLRLAAATPVWMGPVAKVVAHYRTPFWRERGLSGAAFSGTGPLREIHDLSGPGGSPAALFGFAQGGPAGSERALADRATRQLVRLFGERAGDPVEMVVQDWSHQEWTSPPGVERFGDHELYGHPHYRRPALDGRLHWASTETATEYAGHVEGALAAAEDAVAAVLHATRAAASAAHAAAHAPATVTATSGRKDN from the coding sequence ATGACCGAGATCCCCATCCGCGACGTGATCGTGGTCGGCGCGGGCATCGCCGGGCTGAGCGCCGCACGAGCGCTGCACGCCGCGGGCCTGGACGTCGTATGCCTGGAGGCATGCGACCGCGTCGGCGGCCGGCTGCTCTCGGCGCGGACCGACGACGGGCCGCTCGATCTCGGTGCCACGTGGTACTGGCCGGGGGAACGGCGGGTGAGCGATCTCCTGACCGACCTCGGCATGACGGGCTTCGCCTCCCCCACCACCGGGGACGCCCTCTTCGACCACCCGGGCGGCGTCGAGCGGCTGACCGGGAACCCGTTCGGCGCCCCGTCCCTCCGCTACGGAGGCGGAGCGGCCCTGCTGGCCGACCGTTCCGCGGCGGCCCTCCCCGCCGGTACGGTCCACCTGGACGCCCCCGTCTCGGCGATCGGGCCGCACCCCCGCGGGCTGGTGGTCCGCACGCCCGCGGGCGAACTGCCCGCCGCACACGTCGTCCTGGCGGTGCCGCCCGCGCTCGCGGCCGCCCGTATCGCGTTCCCGGCCGGTGTCCCCGCCTCCCTGCTCCGGCTCGCCGCCGCGACGCCCGTGTGGATGGGACCGGTCGCCAAGGTCGTCGCGCACTACCGGACTCCGTTCTGGCGGGAACGCGGGCTGTCCGGGGCGGCGTTCAGCGGGACCGGGCCCCTGCGGGAGATCCATGACCTGTCCGGACCCGGTGGATCGCCGGCCGCCCTGTTCGGCTTCGCGCAGGGCGGGCCCGCCGGCTCCGAGCGCGCTCTCGCCGACCGCGCGACGCGTCAACTCGTCCGGCTCTTCGGGGAGCGCGCGGGCGACCCGGTGGAGATGGTCGTACAGGACTGGAGTCACCAGGAGTGGACCTCGCCACCGGGCGTCGAGCGCTTCGGCGACCACGAGCTCTACGGGCACCCGCACTACCGGCGTCCCGCTCTCGACGGGCGCCTGCACTGGGCGTCGACGGAGACCGCCACCGAGTACGCCGGCCATGTGGAGGGAGCCCTCGCTGCGGCGGAGGACGCGGTCGCCGCGGTCCTCCACGCCACGCGTGCCGCCGCCTCCGCTGCCCACGCCGCTGCCCATGCCCCCGCCACTGTCACTGCCACCTCGGGCCGAAAGGACAACTGA
- a CDS encoding alcohol dehydrogenase catalytic domain-containing protein: MNDTAPEYSGYPAMQVTEAGGPVVARRAPVVPPGRGEVRVTVHASGVCAADLGTVSAPSPAGGFPVTPGHEVAGVVDEVGAGVEGWQPGDRVAVGWFGGSCGHCAACRSGDVVHCPERRIPGLSYPGGWATSITVPAAAPARIPDGLGMAEAAPFGCAGVTTFNAVRHGRARPGDRVAVLGLGGLGHLAVQFAARMGYETVVVSRGAEKEADARSLGAHHYIDSSRDRPGAALRARGGAALIVSTASGTGLLAELVDGLAPHGHLSVVGFDAADVAIPMGKLVMGARTLSGHLTGSPVDTEAAMRFAMVTGVRPRVQALPLESAEEALAVLRRGEARYRTVLTTPHLRS; encoded by the coding sequence ATGAACGACACCGCACCCGAGTACTCCGGGTATCCGGCCATGCAGGTCACCGAGGCGGGAGGCCCGGTGGTGGCACGCCGCGCGCCCGTGGTCCCGCCGGGGCGCGGAGAGGTACGGGTCACGGTGCACGCGAGCGGTGTGTGCGCCGCCGACCTGGGCACCGTCTCCGCCCCTTCGCCCGCCGGGGGGTTCCCCGTCACGCCCGGACACGAGGTGGCGGGCGTGGTCGACGAGGTGGGCGCGGGAGTCGAGGGGTGGCAGCCGGGCGACCGGGTGGCGGTCGGCTGGTTCGGCGGCAGCTGCGGTCACTGCGCCGCGTGCCGGTCCGGCGACGTCGTCCACTGCCCGGAGCGGCGGATCCCCGGCCTGTCGTACCCCGGCGGATGGGCCACCTCGATCACCGTCCCCGCCGCCGCGCCGGCGCGAATCCCGGACGGGCTCGGCATGGCCGAGGCGGCGCCCTTCGGCTGCGCCGGTGTCACCACCTTCAACGCCGTTCGCCACGGCCGGGCGCGGCCCGGGGACCGGGTGGCGGTGCTGGGCCTCGGCGGCCTCGGGCACCTCGCGGTGCAGTTCGCCGCGCGCATGGGGTACGAGACCGTGGTCGTCAGCCGCGGGGCCGAGAAGGAGGCGGACGCGCGGTCCCTCGGGGCGCATCACTACATCGACAGCTCGCGCGACCGGCCCGGCGCCGCCCTGCGCGCCAGGGGAGGCGCGGCCCTGATCGTGTCCACCGCGTCCGGTACGGGCCTGCTGGCCGAACTCGTCGACGGGCTCGCGCCGCACGGCCACCTCAGCGTCGTCGGGTTCGACGCGGCGGACGTCGCGATCCCGATGGGCAAGCTCGTCATGGGGGCCAGGACGCTCAGCGGCCACCTGACCGGAAGCCCGGTGGACACCGAGGCCGCCATGCGTTTCGCGATGGTGACGGGTGTCCGGCCGCGCGTCCAGGCCCTGCCGCTGGAGAGCGCCGAGGAGGCGCTGGCCGTCCTGCGGCGCGGCGAAGCCCGCTACCGCACGGTCCTGACGACCCCTCACCTGCGTTCCTGA
- a CDS encoding nucleosidase has translation MHLGRKMTGDRPLLVLAVQEEAQYLDTSLPVLLTGMGKVNAATALAATLARGPLPSEIINLGTAGALRPGLSGTHLVGTVTQHDLDSATLRALTGQTYGPPLTVGDPGGLTLATGDSFISDETDRARLAEHASLVDMEGYALATAAQQAGVPLRIVKHVSDDAGEEAARSWRETVAQCARALADWAHHNVPFYA, from the coding sequence ATGCACCTCGGACGCAAGATGACCGGCGACCGCCCTCTGCTCGTCCTGGCCGTCCAGGAAGAAGCCCAGTACCTGGACACCTCGTTGCCCGTCCTGCTGACGGGCATGGGCAAGGTCAACGCCGCGACCGCCCTCGCCGCGACCCTCGCGCGGGGCCCGCTGCCGTCGGAGATCATCAACCTGGGTACCGCGGGCGCTCTCCGCCCCGGCCTGAGCGGCACCCATCTCGTCGGTACGGTCACGCAGCACGACCTGGACAGCGCGACCCTGCGCGCCCTGACCGGCCAGACCTACGGCCCGCCCCTCACCGTGGGCGACCCGGGCGGACTCACCCTGGCCACGGGAGACTCCTTCATCAGCGACGAGACCGACCGCGCCCGCCTGGCGGAGCACGCGTCACTGGTCGACATGGAGGGCTACGCCCTGGCCACCGCCGCACAACAAGCCGGCGTACCGCTCCGTATCGTCAAGCACGTCAGCGACGACGCCGGGGAGGAAGCCGCCCGAAGCTGGCGCGAAACCGTCGCCCAGTGCGCCCGGGCCCTGGCGGACTGGGCGCACCACAACGTCCCCTTCTACGCCTGA